Part of the Sporomusa termitida genome, GTGTAAATAGCAAAAGGTCATGAAAGAGGGGCAGGGGATAACATGCGTATATTAGTGGTACCACGGCGGCGATTAGTGAGTGCGGTGGTTTTCAGTATTGCCGTAGTAGTGTTAAACCTCCTGACATTGCATTATCTGGTATTGGACGATATTGAAAATACCAACATGTCAGTTCTTGCCGGCAAAATAGTTGCTATTGATGCCGGCCACGGCGGCATTGATGATGGGGCAAAATGGAATGGGATCGACGAAAAAAATATAAATCTGGCAATTGCTGTGAAATTAGCCAATATTCTGGCTGCAAACGGTGTAACACCGGTACTGACCCGGGAAGGGGATATTGATTATTACACTAAGGGGAAAGGCGGTAAACGTAATGACCTGCTAAAACGGGCTGAAATTATTGAGGGATCGGGGGCACATGCGTTTATCAGTATTCACTGCAATGCCATCAAAGGGGCTAACTGGTCTGGTGCCCAGGTTTTTTACCATCCCAAGCTGGCGGAGAACAAACAACTGGCGGAGACAATGCAGCATGCATTAAAAAATTTTCCTCCAGGAAACAAACGTCAAATCAAGCAGGATTCTGATATTATTATATTGAAATCTGTAAGTGTGCCAGGTGTACTTGTTGAAACCGGCTTTATCAGCAATCCGGACGAGGCAGTACGTCTTAACAGCGATGCTTATCAGCAAAAGCTGGCCGAATATATGGCCAAAGCCTTGGCGTATCATTTTACCCAAAATGTGGGAAGATAAGATAAGACTTGCTTCTACCGAGCCTGCGGGCAAAGGCAGAAGCTTTAGTCGTTCTTACAAGAATGCACCACTAACTTAAGGGAGCGATTATATGGACAACCTGATTGGCTGTGCGCTTATGCCGCACCCGCCGCTCATGATCCCGGAAGTGGGAAAAGACGAGTTACAGGGAATTAAAACTACTGTCGAAACAGCTAGCCAGATCGCTGAGCTATTAAAAGAAAGCAATCCGCAGACTATTGTCATCATCAGCCCCCATGGGCCTGTGTTTGAAGATGCGGTTACAGTCAGCATCCATCCCCGCCTGCGGGGGAGTATGGCCAGTTTTGGTGCTGCCGATGTAACCCTCGGCTTTGAGACCGACAATTTATTAATTAAGCATATTATCCGCAGCTGCCAGCGGCTGGGTATTAATTTATTGGAACTGACTGATGATATGGCGAAAAATCACCGCACCTCCTTAACTCTTGATCATGGTGCGTTTGTGCCGCTTTATTATCTGGCCAAAGCCGGGTTTAAAGGCCAGATCGTCAACTTATCGATCGGGATGCTAGCTTATGAAGAGATGTATACCTTCGGGAAAGCAGTGCAGGCGGCTATCGGCAATATGGACAAACGAGTTGCCGTCATTGCCTCCGGTGATTTGTCTCATCGCCTGACACCTACCGCTCCGGCCGGTTATAATCCGCGTGGGGCCGAGTTTGACCACCAGGTAGTGGCAGCTCTCAAAAATGCCGATGTCAAAGCTTTACTCAATATGGACCGAAAGCTGATTGAAGAGGCCGGAGAATGCGGACTCAGGCCGATCTTCTTTCTGCTGGGTGTTATGGGCGGTCTTGACGTTGAAGCAACCAATCTCTCGTATGAAGGCCCATTTGGCGTCGGTTATGCTGTTGTTCTTTATAGAATAAAAGGAAAAAAATAAAGAGGTGACAGTATGGTTGGACAACACCGAGTGCCGGCTCTTGCCCGGGAAAGTCTTACTTATTATCTGCGTTCTGGCCGGCTCATGGATAAACCGGCTGCCCTGCCCGATATCTTAGCGGGGCGCGCCGGGGCTTTTGTTTCCTTTAAGAAAGGCGGACAGCTGCGGGGCTGTATCGGTACTTTTGCCCCTACCCGGCCGACAATAGCGGAAGAAATTATTCAAAACGCCGTAAGTGCCGGGACTGAGGACCCGCGTTTTCCGCCCATTGCCTTGTCAGAAGTGCCAGAGCTTGAGATCTCAGTAGATATCCTGGCGGCGCCGGAGCCGATCGCCGGTATCGAGGCGCTTGATCCCCAAAAGTATGGCGTCATTGTGCGCAAAGGACGGCGTTCCG contains:
- a CDS encoding N-acetylmuramoyl-L-alanine amidase family protein codes for the protein MRILVVPRRRLVSAVVFSIAVVVLNLLTLHYLVLDDIENTNMSVLAGKIVAIDAGHGGIDDGAKWNGIDEKNINLAIAVKLANILAANGVTPVLTREGDIDYYTKGKGGKRNDLLKRAEIIEGSGAHAFISIHCNAIKGANWSGAQVFYHPKLAENKQLAETMQHALKNFPPGNKRQIKQDSDIIILKSVSVPGVLVETGFISNPDEAVRLNSDAYQQKLAEYMAKALAYHFTQNVGR
- the amrB gene encoding AmmeMemoRadiSam system protein B, producing the protein MDNLIGCALMPHPPLMIPEVGKDELQGIKTTVETASQIAELLKESNPQTIVIISPHGPVFEDAVTVSIHPRLRGSMASFGAADVTLGFETDNLLIKHIIRSCQRLGINLLELTDDMAKNHRTSLTLDHGAFVPLYYLAKAGFKGQIVNLSIGMLAYEEMYTFGKAVQAAIGNMDKRVAVIASGDLSHRLTPTAPAGYNPRGAEFDHQVVAALKNADVKALLNMDRKLIEEAGECGLRPIFFLLGVMGGLDVEATNLSYEGPFGVGYAVVLYRIKGKK
- the amrA gene encoding AmmeMemoRadiSam system protein A, encoding MVGQHRVPALARESLTYYLRSGRLMDKPAALPDILAGRAGAFVSFKKGGQLRGCIGTFAPTRPTIAEEIIQNAVSAGTEDPRFPPIALSEVPELEISVDILAAPEPIAGIEALDPQKYGVIVRKGRRSGLLLPALAGVDTAAEQVAIAREKAGIAPEAAIDLYRFTVTRYK